The DNA segment ttaacaaaaataattaaatattatttattttattaaatttaaattatttatcaaaaatatatattttgattagaaaatattaaattgattattattattattattattattattattattattattattattattattattattaatcatttaGTTTTggtaagaaacaaacaaagaaagaaaattttaaaacgtGGCTTTTTATGCATAAGTTTATATATAAAACTATGACACGTGCCTTTTCTCATTGAATGACCAATGACCCTTGATCATGCATTAACATTTATCAATTTCATTTTGATCTTTATGCATGACTGAATTACTTTGGAGAAAGAAAAATGTGACACTTTCATTAGTGAACCAAGACACACGGCCTTTCTCTAATCACCACTAATTATCATTTTTACCTTATCTTTCATTTCATTCACTGAGCcttagaaaaagagagagaccGAAGCTTTTCTTGAGGAAATCGTGACCTTCACCAAGATTTTCGGCTTCGATTTTTTGAGATTCGTAACTCcagtaaaaaatttaatccgGTAAAAATGTTCGTATTCTCCTCTTCTACGTATTAGCGTCACTTTTGACCGGTGGAAGTTGACGGTGACGTAGCTCCTCTTCCTCTTGAATTCGACTAACTTGAGTTTTAGAAAGCACAGACGATTTCTGACGCTTTCTTCTTCAGCAGCTCAATCAGAAAACTTTTCTGGAACTTTCGAGGATTTTGGTTTTGTACGAAAGTAGGAGATTTTGTTGAAATTAACTGTTTTTAAACTATGAATGCCATAGAAGTCTAGTGGgtatttgtaaataatttatgattgttTGAAATGACTGAATGATGAGTTTGAGTTGTGTTTGTgactgaatttgatgaatatgtaTTTGATTTCTCGATTGAAAAGAGGTTGAAAATGGTTCAGTTGGGATCTGAAAAAGGGTGGCTAACCCTGAGTTTTAGGAGaagtgctgccgaaattttataaaaatctgaggttttatttgaaaagttattttaaaagatttgattttggaaaattaaattatttgagatttATTTAGTTGAGAAAAggtgtattctatttttaaactagatttattaagaaaaacatAATGTTTTAAATCCAATTTTGTAAGGAGAGATTTTGTTCTAAGTGTTGTTttgagtttgttttttttttaagaaaaggaatCTCTGCCACAAGAGAGCAGAGAATAAAGATTAAaggaatatattaattaatgaagcgtctgccacaggagagcaaatgtgacattgtttgggccttagtgccaaatgtaaagtggggacgcccacacactgagaactgttttccagatgtacgcttattgatttggaaagtcacaCTGATGCGTCCTAGCCGTACGACTTATAAGCACACTGATGCATCTGGaaagccatatctgggacttgtgcccgggtaatgtcgggagcgggtaggcaaccgacacatgagctcatggcctgcattagggatagacatgcatcatgttgtttgcacatttgcatttgattgcgCTTGCCTGTTTTATTACTGTGATTGTATTGTTTGTCTTGTTGTGACTTGCTTGTACATTGAATTGAATCTCTTGCTTCCACTATTTGTTTGTGAGTGTATTAAAGTGATTACGAGTTGACATTTGACTGAGGATTAACTATGTGGCTGAGAGACAGAAAATGTgactagttttatatttaaaatttgttttgagtatagaaatttaaaataaagtaattatttatctaaagtagaaataaaagtatttccaaagggttaacaaaatagttttactaagtaagttaattatttgcattaaattcattacttttatggcattcccattccctactgagaatatgtggtttgttctcaccccaaaatcttccaccctttcagtgacacaggttcaAAGATTCAGTTAGAAGATGCAGACGACTAGTAGATTTACTTGTGAttcctgttatttttatagagttccctCGCCCTTGTtgctttaagttttattttatccagagggataggtactgtatttgagttttatattgaattcatttgtatagcatttattattattaataattgtgtgatttgaattactacaaataattttctggtattttcttATAAACTGAAACGCGATATCGatctaaaggctcaatattaaatagtaaataaggaGAACAGGTTAGTAACtccttacttttggtacgatcatgacgtgctaaaggttagggtgttacacctgTCCTACTGGCCATAAGCTCACGTGTCAGTTTTATTGCCAAAACCCGACACGAGTAAACGGGATTAACCAACTGTCCTTATTCGTAGGTTTCACAAGCAAGTAGAATTCACCAAACGTTCTTGTTCGGAACACACAAGCGAGATTAACCACTGTCTTTGCCTATTATATTAATCCACGAGTAAGCGTGATTCACCACCGTTCTTACCGAGTACCTCGAACAAGCGAGATTATTAACCAACCGTCCTTGTCCAAAACTAATATCAGCCAATGTgcaagcgggattaaccaccgtccttgtCATTGCAGTAAATCTCGAGCAAGCAGGATTAACCATCATCCTTACCTAAAAAATCATGAACTAGCGGAGTTAACTACCGTCCTTACTCTGGCATAACTCAGCTCAGTGTTCAAGCGGGATTCACCACTATCCTTGCCATGAGCAAACATCAGTTCACAGTAAAATCTTCAATTAGTTTTTGAAATCATTAAGTTCATTAACCACATTCTCAATCAGTTTACCAATTTCTTCGTCTCGTGAAAAGGATAATACCACCATCCTCACAATGGACAGGATAAAACTTCCGTCCCTACAACTACACCACAACCACGGAACAAGAAGGATGAGACCTCCTTCCTTCCCTGGTGTAGGTGCCAAGGCAATAACAAATCAGTACGCAAGCGGGTTAACACCCATACCTTGTCAATCTAGCTATTCAGGCCATAATCAATCTTATCAGTGTTCTTCAGCAATTTGATAAGTGATTTAACTcattaatcccaattagttaTCTATTTCatcaatttgaatttataaGCCCCCATTCGTGTATCacttttccattttctttaaCATGTGAGCGGGATAGAACCTCCATCCTTACTGCGGGTGGGACAAAACCACCATCCTTGCAATGTTACCTCCGGTTAATAAAGTGTTTAACccaagaataattaaatttagttcATTGTACTTAGCCACACCCTATCCAGGACTTAAAAAAGAGTTATCGGGATTCATTTAAGGGTTGCAGGGGTTTACAAGTGTGCCAGAAAGGCCAACTAGTcaaaaacagaatttcttcaagAAAACAAAACTTGTGCGTATGCATCATCTCGTGCGTGCACACGAGTCAGAATGCCATTCCTGTTTCGTGTTATGCATCACCTCGTGTGTACGCATGACTTGCAAAAATTTCTTGTTGTGTATACGCACACGCTCGTGCATACACACAAACCTTTTTTCCTGTTCTGTGTTGTGCACATGCACCATACTCTGCGTGAACACGCAGAccagaattttttattttctacaaaatctcaaaattcatatttttataccAATTTTTATTCGTTCacaattttttctataaaattctGATATCTTCCGTTCTTAAATTGTTTTAATGCTCTTTTCATTAGctttaatttaagataaaatttaacttattttggtttggttaattataaaaagaattacATTTTGGGTACTTGATTAAATAGAAATGAGTTTTAATGAATAGATTCAAATTAAAGCGTGAtgttttaagaatttttaatgaatttaaggTAATAAATTGGATTATTGaaggtaaaaaaatttttctatgattttggCTGATTTAAGAAACTGGTTTATGATTTACTTATTTAGTTTTGAATAACaacgaaaaaaatttatttatttagttaaagatttaaaaaattaattaattatcaattcaAAGGTTTGAGAATAAAAAGTGTGGGTATGATTATGTGTGATTGTGAATATAATTATTCTAATTGAAAATCGATTaatgattattgattaattGTCTGGATAAGATGCAAACATTGAAATTTATCTCACTTGTTCTAGGTTGAGACTTGAAATACCTGGACGTTGTTCACCCTGGTAAAAATTTTATCCCTTAGCCTTTGGAAAGCATGGGATTGTACTCCCCTCTCATGGAGCTCGTCCCTAAGGCTATAGAGCTCCATTAAGGAGAGTCCCCTTGAGGCTGCACCGCACGGGAATTGTCCAGGGCCCGCGCTCCCCGTCCCGTCCAATCGCCGGTTGGGTCAAGGCCCGCCATTTGGCGGATAATATCCACCTTGACCTCGAATAGGTCCTGGGTTCGAGGTGGGCCAAGCGAATGTCTTCGGCAGACGGCTGGGCTTTGGATGCTAAGAGTCGCCACCGTATCCGCTCAATCGAGTCTCCCCCTAAAATTTCATAGGGGTAGGGGCAAATTCTTCACTAACAAGGGGCGGACCCTGATTAGCTGGTCCATCGGAAACCAGAAGGTACCCCTAATCAAAGATGCAAGGGTTGAGGTTTGTCCCGCATGCTCCGGGTTGAGACTTGAAATACCTGGGTAAGAcgcaaggattgtggtttgtcCCACTTACTCCGGATTAAGtgggtaagatgcaagggttgcaGTTTAGTCCCACTTGCTGCGTGTTGTGGTGTTCTATATCCGGATTAACTAcggatgtgtcgggttctgACAGTTTAACCAACACGTGAGTTCATGACTAGTAGAacaagcatgcatcatatgcatctatgtagTGACGGACCCAGAAAATTTATGTTAGGGGGcaaaaataatatacattaCTATCAAAAGATATATCAATCcaaatttaaagaaataaaagtgcacattaattatttgaatacaaaaaaaattacatataataaaatagaatgaaagatattttttaaatattttttattattatttctataaataaaaaatatattttaaattagtaaattttgaTCAATTAACTTTAGAAATTTATATGcaacataattacatataataaaatagaacgaaagataaacaaataaataataaggatCATTAAATtgagaattaaataaaatatataaatttatgaagagaataaaaaattagattaataccTTAACTATaaatgtttaaattaaaatttgtaattgaaaatatcaaaaagagaaacaatgaaattaaaaaatacatagaGTCATatagaattatataaaaaaatagagaatttaaaatttatcttttgatgAAAAAAAGATGACCACTAGAAAAtgaatagaaaaagaaggttGAAACTAATAAGAGGATTTAAGAGAATAAATAAGTGATGACAGTTGAAATTTGAGAATGgaaaaagattaaatttaattaggttaattaataattaaaatgatagaaagaaaaagttaaTTTGGAACTTTAAATAATTgggttaaatttatttataatggggtcatttaaaatttaaaatggggacatattatatatgtatatttttttcaaaaaataaaataaaataaaagtggggGCAAGTGCCCCTTCATGCTATTACATGGGTCCGTCcttgcatctatgtgacattgtttagGTGTGTGTATGGTATTTAGTTTGTCTATgtgaatatttttgtttaacgCCATACTTGCTgtaattgttttttattatatttgaacTTTATTACTTGTAATTCTAACTGGTTGGTTCGGACTATGATGGTTTGAGTGGTGACTTGATTATGTTTTGGGACGGAGGCTATGATTTAATTTTGTGTTGGGTCGGAGGCCGAACTTTGATTTTGTATTGAGTTGGAAGCCGTAATTTGGTTATGTTTAGAGAGGAGACCGTAATTGGATGAATCAGTGATACGTTTGGTTAGAATGGTTCTTTGGTAAGCAATGAAATGTTATGAAATGTTATGTTTGCTTGgaatttttataagtaaaatatggatttggatttttgataattaattattgatttttgaaaagattcatAAGACGAGCGATAATCACTACGGTTGcaaacaattttcttttatatatcttCTTATAACTATTCTGAAATTCCTCCAATAAAATCGTGTGGTTATATTTTCatccatataaattttttttttcaagacgGACGAGATAgcttatgaaatttttttctgcgcattttattgtatatacaattataatttttcctccacctttattattatatttttgtaaagatgaatagaaattataatttatactgATATATAATGTTTGTAATTACGTGTATAACAAATTTTAGCCATCAtgtatatgtgtatatatatatatgagggATNNNNNNNNNNNNNNNNNNNNNNNNNNNNNNNNNNNNNNNNNNNNNNNNNNNNNNNNNNNNNNNNNNNNNNNNNNNNNNNNNNNNNNNNNNNNNNNNNNNNNNNNNNNNNNNNNNNNNNNNNNNNNNNNNNNNNNNNNNNNNNNNNNNNNNNNNNNNNNNNNNNNNNNNNNNNNNNNNNNNNNNNNNNNNNNNGAAAAGACAGaatgtttgattttattttttataacctTAGTTACATGAGTAAtgttagataattatttttttcagtcagaattagttaattttttaaaattattttatttattttaaattataaaactaataaataataaaattgactaatattaattaattaaaattagttcttcgtatttttttcaagttataTATATGTTTGCAGGCACATATCTATGCCTAGAGagattttatacttttatttcgtttttatttgTAGCTTTTTCCACCAAGAACCAACGTACAACACTTGCATTGCATGTGCATGGCATTAGCATTTATAATATGATCATGTAAAGCGTCCATTTAAACTTTGATGAGAAgccacaataataatattaaggATCATGATGTTCATCTATTAGAGGTCAAGGTTTTTATTGCTCAAGTTCCTAGTCACAACTCACAACACTTCTCATTTCAATTTACCTTCATTGATAAGGAAAACATGTCACATGGTAACCAAACTCCAAAAATTTCCCAATTCCCAATAATGAAATTAGCAAGGCCAATACAATGCATTCAGCAAttaacttttgattttttttattaactaaccAATAGTTGCTGACACAACTTGGCATCATCCACGTCATCACTATCTAAAAGCTGGACTTTAATTCATTTCCTAAATTAAAGGCAACACATCTTTCCTCAAATTAAAAGCACATAATCTTAATCttagaaagaaattaaaaaataaggacTAGATAGTAAAAGCTCCTCTTTAAGAGAatctatgtatatatatggatcATGAACCTAATCATCATGTATATGGATCAtgtccttatatatatatatatacaagtctTTGGAGAAATATCCATAGAGGCATAGAGctggaaaaaaattattatttggcaaaattgaatttgaatttggtaGTTATAATTAAGGCAAATCATAATTAAAACAGAAATGGCGAACATGCAAATAGTAGCAGCGTACAAGAATGTTGTGGAGGCACAGTATGTGGAGATGATGGTTCCCTTGTATTCTTATGGATGCGAGAAGAAAATCAAGAAAGCCTTATCTGCTCTTAaaggtaattaattaaatatataaaaagtataTACTACCGTTTTTGGTTATGGAAACTGTTTGATGATTTCTTCAGCCATAGTAGTGTCTCTGCgcattttaatttatgttattagcAATGTATATATCTTTTAGAGTTAGTGACATTGTCATCAATTTTCATGATCACAAATTATATCATATCagtttaaaaaagttttttttaataatgtgataaatgattaaatatttatgtGAAAAAGAATTCATACCAACACTATATATAATTTGTTGagggtttaaaatttttttctcccCAATTTTGGTCTGAGGAGGGGCAATTAGTGCAGTTGAGAAATAATGCTATATATGATGAAGAGTATTTTTCAATGAAGAGTAGTAaagattattttcttttagaataaattattaaagtGGTATCCAAAAGTTTATACCGCTAACAAAATAacctttaaaaatataaacgaTAAATAAGTTCttaaatgatttaaaaatgtgataaaaataaccaataaatattatacttttatcAATAGTACAAAAGATTTTGTATTTAACAAACgactttaaataattatttaaaatgtgtAAAAGAATGAAgcaattttgatttctagaatatttttttattttctaaaaaaatttatttatcatgaaattatcaaattttaaaaataaaaatatcttattttttaataatgttcaaaaaaattacattttctaaaatattttaaaaaaaatatatatttaatatttaattattttgtgacatttttaaaatttttagtaatttatttgTGGTTCgtattttttaggattattgTTGTCGATGACATAAATTTTTGGATACCATTTTATAGTTTATCCTtctttttatattagaaaaatattacaaGATAAAAGTATTATGTGCACTGCACActctaataaatatttaattataattttcacTCTACACTCATGACTCAAATTTACTCTTCGCTAAAATAATTTCTTAGTTGATGGTGATTTTGGGCTACTGGTGATTTTCTCTGAGGTCACTCTCTTTTTGGTATGGATTCTGAGGTCAAGCTTCAAGTaagctttaaaattaaaaagtttgatGCCATTGGGCTATGGCCCTGTGGGCGATCCCCACTATTcacatttaattaaattgattgatttttaaccaagttgggttggtctagtggttagctcactagtccgcttaagcaagtgtcgggggttcgaatcccgccttgtgcatgcagcaacccattggccagcggcaaacccttaaatggagctcagtaccgcggcggattagtccttgacctatcgggttgggggataccgtgggaaaccaaaaaaaaaaaaattaaattgattgatTTTTGTCACCAAAAAACATTTATTGATTGATTTTTTAGTGAAGTCTATAACAAACCAGCTTACCAGCTTgacaaaatattagaaaattttgACAACTagcaatttttaataattttaatctgtatttaattaacacaaatattaaattatttttaacaagtaaattttattggtttatatatataaattctgagaaatataaatacaaattgtattaatttatatatataaattttagtaaatataaattattgcaGAATCTGAAATGATAATATTTACTTGGGCATGCtgtattatattagaaaaaagaaaTCATTAATCAACCAACTAACATAAATCAGGTATTATATTGGTCCTAGGGTTGGTTACATATATTATTAGATTATGCTATCCTGGGtgactaaaaaagaaaaactaatctaaactttttatttgttttatactGGAGAGATGAATAATTCTATTAATAGAAACTTAAATAACGGCAAAGGTCAAGAGATGGTAAACTGAGCAACACAACAATGCAAAAACAAAGTTATTCATACATACTAAGTATACATACAAACATAATAGTGATACTATCTAACACATAACATGGTAATAAATAAACTTAAGACGTGTCtaatggatttttttaaaaaaataaaaaattacattcatTATTTActggtatatatatttttaaaattatttatatttttgtatattattacttattttgTTCACgttaaatatatcatttaatttataactaaaatatatgtataaacaTGATTTTCTCAAGTATGCATGTTAATATCTTCAGTTCCTCTTATAACATTGAATCCAAATTCCAAACCTTTAATATTATTAGGTCCATATCATTTTCCGTGACTTGACTGCTAAACTACCTTTTGATTTATTCGGAAAATTCTTGACACACAATAAAATCATACACATTATtggaagaataaattaaaaatgaaaattcctcNNNNNNNNNNNNNNNNNNNNNNNNNNNNNNNNNNNNNNNNNNNNNNNNNATATACTCAGTGAATGTGGATTACTACCAACAAAAAGTGACAGTATGGGGAATTTGCAACAAATATGATGTGCTAGAAACCGTAAGAAGCAAGAGAAAAGATGCTCGTTTTTGGAACCCTGAAGACAATCTTGAATTATTAGAGGATACAaaatcatcaccatcttcaCCAATAACAACTCTTCATCACAAAGATTTTAAGCGCTCTTTAACTTTGACTAAGGTTCGCTCTCTAAGTTTGAAAGCGTGGAAAAAAGTCTTCACTAGATCATATTCTttctaaaaataacaaattgatCATGTGGAATGTCATGACTTATCATTAAGTTGCTTGTCAAAAAATGAGTGTAAATTTTTAAATGGACATGTTCCACATTCATCATCTCATTTGTATATATTTGGAGGCATGCTGAAGAACTTTATTATTATC comes from the Arachis duranensis cultivar V14167 chromosome 7, aradu.V14167.gnm2.J7QH, whole genome shotgun sequence genome and includes:
- the LOC107458436 gene encoding uncharacterized protein LOC107458436; the protein is MANMQIVAAYKNVVEAQYVEMMVPLYSYGCEKKIKKALSALKGIYSVNVDYYQQKVTVWGICNKYDVLETVRSKRKDARFWNPEDNLELLEDTKSSPSSPITTLHHKDFKRSLTLTKLMSSSLLIPLPSLLSLSPPFSCRVPFF